The Tripterygium wilfordii isolate XIE 37 chromosome 5, ASM1340144v1, whole genome shotgun sequence genome window below encodes:
- the LOC119998630 gene encoding polyubiquitin 12-like, protein MADTPTIALNIQGGQLTGKVTVAKEAPILHLKGQIELVMGVNPSRQTLSFNGQVLDDTQTVKFYNLISGATVILAMTPLAGDPKFLIMLSSGSWNYAVNVKETGLVEDLKAKIGKKWAVPATDVTLTRHGEEMEDGFPLSAYLVCEDCVVGFKVNNEMLTTPPPYIKND, encoded by the coding sequence ATGGCCGACACACCCACCATCGCCTTGAACATTCAAGGAGGACAGTTGACTGGAAAGGTGACTGTGGCGAAGGAAGCACCAATTCTCCATCTGAAGGGACAGATTGAATTGGTTATGGGTGTCAACCCTAGCAGGCAGACTCTCAGCTTCAATGGCCAAGTCTTGGACGACACTCAAACTGTCAAATTCTACAATCTGATTTCTGGTGCCACAGTGATTCTTGCCATGACACCACTTGCTGGAGATCCCAAGTTCCTTATCATGCTATCGTCCGGTTCCTGGAATTACGCTGTGAATGTGAAGGAGACTGGGTTGGTTGAGGATTTGAAGGCCAAGATTGGAAAGAAGTGGGCTGTTCCTGCCACTGATGTTACTCTGACTCGCCATGGTGAAGAAATGGAAGATGGTTTTCCACTGTCTGCATATCTGGTTTGCGAGGATTGTGTTGTGGGATTCAAAGTGAACAATGAAATGTTGACGACACCACCACCATATATAAAAA